GTGCATGTTGCACTAGAGAGGACATTAGGGGAGTGAGAGATTACTCCAGTTGTAGGCCAAACCCAACTACACCGGATATATGATTTTCTAGGCATACACTAGCCTTTAAAGTTTTTAGGTACAAGTTATCCATATACAGTTGAAGAATAGCTCAAGGCAATAGAGATAACAATTTTGACCCAAATTTAAAGTCATTGACCTTAACAAGGAGGAGATTCCTTGATAGAAATGGGGGAGGAGATGAGAATGGAGACGAAAAATATTCTTGTAATCAAGGATAAGCCAGGGTCAAGGATACATGTGTACTTGCCCCGCCTATATTTCTGTCcctattgttttatattatatctttacttaaaatattatcgtATCTTTAAAGTTTTcgatcatttatattttaaaatttatttatttttttgttatgtatatcaAGGTggttaatatatgttatttgtgatatttaaaataggttggttttaattttagttaattttattatttaatatatttatattgtgtttaaaaggTACAGAGAGGAAATTTTTCATTGCGGATAAAGGGATGAGAAATCTTTGTTATCCTTATAATAGAGATGGATCAGAGACGAGGATAGAGATGAAAAATAGGGCATTTGATCCCACTGCTCCTCATTGCTATCCGTACAAGGCAGTGGAGAGTGTGATGTCCTTGTTCCAAATGTTTGATAAAGCTAATGTGAAGTATGTTAACAACCTTCTTAAGGTAGATGCCCAATTTAGGATATCATCTAAAAAGTCATTCGCTACATATCTTATTCAATAGAAGcatcaaactcttaattttcCTTATTCATCAAACTCAAGAAGAAATAAGTTAAGACAATTTATTAAGTATCCAAATGAAAAACTTATTAAAGACCTACACCTAAAACTCCTTTTATAGTCAAAGAACATCCATTGTGACTGTTCAAATAATAATGAAACATGTGTTGAGCATCTTATGATGCAAACAACACACTTCCAATCATCTTCAACAAGTGATGCAAAATGATTGATACACCACTCAACATATAAGAGATTATAATAACGTCAACTTACAACATCAAGAAAGATATTGTAAGATCTCCATATAGcaacaatctttttttttttttgcaataaatCTTTTATAGTTCTTGAGGTCCTTTACAAACTCCAAGAACTGGGGAACACATTTTATACGGTAAAAAATGAGTAGTATAAAAATAACCCTCTAAATACAATTGGATGTAGCAGACAATGAATACTCACTAATCAACTCCTTAACTTAAAGCCTTCAAGATTATCCTAATTCGGATTTCATGCAACAACATTTTTGTAATGTTTATCTAGTAAAAGCATTAACTTTCATATAAATGTTATGTCGTCAATATAGAAACAACACTAtccatttaaattcaaaatcataggTCATTGTCGAGAGAAAAAGGAGGACTCGAATAACCTTTGTCCCtccaataaaatttgtatataaaagaaGGGGAAATGGGAAAAGAGaatgaggagaaaaaaaaaaatagggaaAGGAAGAAGAGTATTATCCTTGTACTATGTAAAAAAACCTGTGAAACATTGTGAATATAGACATTATAATCATCAggttaaatacataaaaacttTGGCCGCACATCTCTTTCTTTCCCTTGTTTCCATTCATTTCCATGTTTATTTTTCCATATTTGtaacaaatttatttgagtCTACTCAAACAATAATTGTTGTTATTGTAACTTAtcttacataatatttttaaattgtgtatactagttaatgatgaaaatttgCGTTTACATTCTCCACACGAGaaagaaaatgtataaatatagtaTGCATATGGGACTTTCCACCACATGATCACTATGTATGGAAATAAATGACAAACTAGAAATGAAATCAACATTAATTttaccaataaaactatgcatactcattttgaatatataaataggtatatatttaatgtttatcatcatgtgattggataattttaaaataatgataaaatactatttaatcacatgatgatacacataaatgtgattaatttgtgtattcaaaataagtatatataatcaAACCAATAGTTTCATAATTTGCCAATGGAATGAATATTATAAGTTAGATTTATATTATACTAAAATTCTAGTTCTTGTGTGATGTACAATTGTAGTTTTCCATCactagaaaattttgataatgtacactaaaaatattttttttacatgcaAAGTTGGCATCCACATTTtggattttcattaaaaataatgttcTAGTGAAGATAatctattatataaataaatgtcaatGAATCTGGAAATATTATCTTAGTTTAATATAATGAATTCAATACAAAAACAGTACGTTTTGAAAAGCACCAGCATTCTTAATAGTTACAGAGTTTCTAGTCGATGGATAAGAtgacatgaaaattttaatattaaagaaaagaaggtgaatattTCAGTTCTACTGCATAATGTTGCATTTGCAGGAGCTCGAGATGttgttaaagatatttttgtcaGAGTCATTTGTAAATTTGGTTACAGTGGAAgtagttaaattcaaacaaatgaaaaaaagttagacacaaaatattttaaatgtggtttagtttgttatttaataattaatgtctatgaaaaaaatattttgacaatttgaatacacaaattatAAAGAACACCACAAAGGGGATTCGAACACCGAGGAGTACCTCTAGAAAGATTATTGAGTACAATGACCCTTGCCATTGAACTTACAACAAAACAAAGCTAATCCTAAGTACAAGAAGAGTGTctagtatatatatttgcatatgTTTTGGTGCCTTTCCCTTTGCCGTTGGTGATCCCTTGTATAATTACAATGCTTTTGGTTACAAACGTTGGCCTCCTAAATAGttacataaatgatatgatCACAATCGAGATTGATTAGATGGGAAGCTTTACTTTCTTTTGCTTGTGGACCGATCACATTGAGTGGGTGCCAATTGATGAAATGCCTTCTCTTATGGAGAGGTATATCTTCGTTAAACGAAACACAGACTATCACTTCTACCTAATGTTCATTTCTTGAGGTGACGTATTATGGTGGGGAACTACGACACAGCAACCATAAGCCCAACCAGTCATAGTTCAGCTCTCTTTTTGCCTGCGGGAGCCTCTAATTCTGTTACTTTTACCTAAACACTCCCCACCAACAGTAACATTTCTAACACTCCACCAAGAAGAGCAAGTGCGCATTGTTTGCCTGGTGTTTTACTATCCAAATTTCATGTGATGAACgacaagttaaaaattaaaatcatcatttgatTTGTTCATCGTGATGTGttgaaatatattagatttataaatatgataatataaacttattaatataaaactaattaatttgtgttaagTTCTAATATACTAAACTTATATAGTactcatttattttgtttttatatgatGTATGTGTCTTTTAGTTTTCAACACCTTTTATCAAGTACAACCATTATAGGTTGTCATTTAATTGGATACGTTATCACTTGATATctataatcattttaaattattagactcatattcaaaaatataaaacttataaatataaaatttgaaatttatattatataaaattaagtaatttaaatttattatatttatacaccaattatttatattgtttctaTACGGGTGATCctttacttttttttgttttgctttaaaATTACTCAACGTCAAAATCAACTAATCAATAACTAACTCAATTTATTTGATCGCACACTGCCGTACTActcataactcaaatttgaaattcatataTTCATTCTCCACGGATAACAATTCATTCTTCTGGCATTATTGAGACACATTAAAGAGTGACATGATATGTCGAAGTCTTTAGATGAGATTCAACGTACTACTCATAAGTATAACCATTGGGAGCAAGCCGCGGTGAAACAATAGCCGAAAGGGGCACAGCCTTTTGCAGGGCAAGACCAAAGGCTTCTTCCATGTTTAGCTCCACTCCATCTGGCAATCTCCACTCAAACGAATGCACCAAAGTTGCTAAAATATATTCAACTAAAATAATCCCCATTCTAGTTCCTGCGCAGATTCTTCTTCCTGCCCCAAATGGAATCAGCTCAAAATCATTTCCTCGTGGTTCAATCTTGGCATACTTCTCACTGAAAAATCTCTCCGGTGTAAAGTCTAATGGATTCTCCCACACGTTGGGGTCACGGCCTATAGCCCAGACGTTTACACTGAGTCTGGTGTTTGCAGGAATGTAGTAGCCGTTTACAACGCATCCTTCGGTTGAGACCCGCGGCAGGTTGAGAGGTGTAGATGGGTGTTTTCGAAATGTTTCTTTGCATATGGCTTGTAAGTACGGGAGTTTTGATAAGTCTGATTCTTGAAGCCTTCGGTTTCTTCCAATTACTCGATCCATCTCCTCATGTGCTCGCTTCAGAATGATAGGGTTCTTCAACATCTCTGCAATCGCCCACTCGATAATACTTGAGGAAGTGTCGGTGCCAGCAGTAAATAAGTTCTAGCAGAAATAACAACAATTTCTGAGCTCCGTTATAtgtgaaaataattataaaaagaaaagagaaaaatatataccAAGAGTAGAGCTTTAATGTTGGTGATTGTAAGTCTTTGATCGTCATCAGAGTTCTCAAGACTCGCCAGCAGAACATCGAGAAAATCTGGTTTTCCTTTGCGTTGATGACTCGACGCCATATGCTCCTCaatcatttttgttattaaaacatcGAACTTTTTGTGCAATTTCTTCATTCCACGCTCGATCCCTTGTAAGTCCATCCAAGCAATTGAGGGGATGAAATCACCGATATTGAAAAATCCTGCAGATGTCATCAGCTCCACCACCATGTCCTTGAACTCGTTAGACTCCGAGCCTTTTGTCACGAAAACTCGACGGCCGAGTATAACTTGGCCGATCATGTTCGCCATGGCATAAGATAACATTTCCGGCACCACCACCGGCTGGCCTTTTCGGCTAGTCTCGCACATGGCACAAACCATGTGAGCTAGCTCGGCGTCGCGAACGGTCGCCCAATTCTCAAGAGCTTTTCCTCCAAGCATATGCAAATTACTCAACTTTCGTAGTAGCTTCCACCTTGCTCCATAGTCCGCAAAAACCAAATCTTGTGCACCATACGCCAAATTGGTGGCGCCTGCATTAGGAGGACGGTTAGAGAAATTGAGGTCTAGCGTCTTCAGAAATGCGCGAGCGGCGTCCGGAGTCGACGCCACCACCATGTCTTGTGTTCCCATTTTGAGATACATGACAGGTCCGTATTTTTTGGCCATTTTGGCAAGGGTGACATGGGCCATGGCTCCCAGGAGAGGAAGAGCGCCGATCAACGGCCATCCTGGCGGGCCTGGAGGGAGCGGAGGGGATGATCGTTTGATGATAGAACGAATCAAATAGCGGCTAATTAAGAAGACAAGAGTTGCCGCAAAGATTTCCCTTAAGAGGAACGCCATTGCTAAGAAGTATGAGATATGAAAGAGTCGTATCTGGAGTGGAACATAAATGAATGATTAATATGAATGGAAAAGGCGTTGGCGGAGCCATTTGAGATGTGCAATGTGTCTTAGCAACCTGGTAAGTAGAACGTGCGCTCTTGCTTCTTTCATTGAATGAATTGGTGACAGCAATGATAGTTAGCTTGACTAGTCATTCCTCCCTCATTCCTTCGACGCTGTGAGGCATCGCTAAGAAAAGAGATAGTGCTTAGAGATCATCGGTTATCGCtgaaaaaattagatttgaaaatttaaaaatcgtaaaaagaaaatatagtttttgaaaacttgggattaggggaaaaatgttagttgttagtattaagaagagaaaaatgagatcaaatttaagtttatttttaatattaaatataaaatgatgaatttattcctaaaactaacaaatttaaataaccatagataggtaaatgagattttcaaagttaataaggagaaacttgagaaaactacatattttgggtgagaataagtcctttggccaattaaatatttaaaaagatataaactaGACTTGACAGTATGTCGTGTCTAGTCAGATCGGACCGGTTGTAGTAATCTATTATTCTCTCAGATTATATTGGACTCAAGACCTATATAGAGTTGGGTCTTTGCGTTTGATCggtcaacaaaaatatataggtTTACTACACGGCTAGTGCTATAACGAGTTGTATTGTTTCGGGTCTTACCTTCAATGGGTAGGCACGTGGGCTTTTGGCAAGCTAGtctattaattatgttttttttattttttaattattttttgttatattttttggatttcacaTACTAATTTTGTAGTTTTCCTCGTCTGAGTAATgacaaataattaacaaatttagaTTTCTCATATTATGTCTTGATTTtcctataaaattaataataaatttattattactttttaatttttcataacatTAATGAAtactttttgattttttatataaattattcaattctctatataataataattaattaataaatttttgaaaaaattgtgtACAGTATCATGCCAAGCCGAACTTCACAGCTCGTATAACCCATGGGTCAACCCACAAGCTACTACAATGTGTGTTAGGCCCTTTCAAGCTGATCCAACTCTCTTGACATGTTTAAATAAGACCATTAATTAAAAAGGTGGATGAATATATTATCTTCAACCCTCAAGAGGGGTTTAGTTTATAGAAATCAAAGATTATtctcataatatattttttattatttgtattatcttatttggtttattaagtaataaaagatttctataatcttatattaccaataataatataataagtaatataaaaactaatctgattattagctttaataatcttgatttttattacaattgtaaccttatttattaattttttaaggttaaaatattcttactttaaatttatataaataaaataatatttttttattatctccaactaatcataataattaatatattaacaaatttttatcgaatataataacaataatttatattttaaaatatatttttatatgatattttttattttttataataaaatattatataaatcaaacatattataaatacgtATAAATTTGCCCTAACCCGAGGCTTGggcaaaaattatttttgattgACTGTTTGGTTTGTTGTGGTTTAATTGAGAAATTTGGAGAGGAAAATGAGCCGTTTTGTTTTCAACGAAGTAGTTAAAAAATGTGGTCCTTCATATCGGTGCTTCAAAAGCGATGAGTTTCTTTatgctttaaattttttgaataactaatattttcttttttgggttttttttaattttttggaattAATTATCAGATCgggaacaagaagaagaatgatTGACAAAACTTGggaatatattttattagtatttattttactaCTTCTAATTATAGCCGGATGATTATATGTTGTTGCAATTAggttgtatttattattattattatttttttttttcttaactctTTCTTCTAATGTTTTTCTGCCTTTACATTCTtacatgaagaaaaataattgatttttgtccTGTTGTGTGAAAAAGCACACCTCTCTGAAAATCATCTCGGAAAGAGAGCCATATCACTATACCACGGATGACCCTCAAACAAGCAAAATATGGTAAACCATGCATGATAATGATAGGCACACTATGATGATTCTAACCCGTGATCAATCTATCGGAGACAGACCTCTACATCCAACGTTCAAACTTCACAATCCAAAATTATTGATACCATCATGATATGTTGAATGGGGATTAACCCAAAAGcttaaattattgtaaaattgtCCTCCAACTTAAAATGTTCCCTCACATATATGGTGGAATAATGGCCACGCAGCGATTTGCCCTGTGAATCAGATTGAAACCAACCCAGATAAAACTGATATCGGAATCAAAAAAATCGAAATCAGATTGAA
This is a stretch of genomic DNA from Mangifera indica cultivar Alphonso unplaced genomic scaffold, CATAS_Mindica_2.1 Un_0018, whole genome shotgun sequence. It encodes these proteins:
- the LOC123205875 gene encoding flavonoid 3',5'-hydroxylase 2-like, coding for MAFLLREIFAATLVFLISRYLIRSIIKRSSPPLPPGPPGWPLIGALPLLGAMAHVTLAKMAKKYGPVMYLKMGTQDMVVASTPDAARAFLKTLDLNFSNRPPNAGATNLAYGAQDLVFADYGARWKLLRKLSNLHMLGGKALENWATVRDAELAHMVCAMCETSRKGQPVVVPEMLSYAMANMIGQVILGRRVFVTKGSESNEFKDMVVELMTSAGFFNIGDFIPSIAWMDLQGIERGMKKLHKKFDVLITKMIEEHMASSHQRKGKPDFLDVLLASLENSDDDQRLTITNIKALLLNLFTAGTDTSSSIIEWAIAEMLKNPIILKRAHEEMDRVIGRNRRLQESDLSKLPYLQAICKETFRKHPSTPLNLPRVSTEGCVVNGYYIPANTRLSVNVWAIGRDPNVWENPLDFTPERFFSEKYAKIEPRGNDFELIPFGAGRRICAGTRMGIILVEYILATLVHSFEWRLPDGVELNMEEAFGLALQKAVPLSAIVSPRLAPNGYTYE